One window of Mycoplasma cottewii genomic DNA carries:
- a CDS encoding J domain-containing protein, protein MMIVFLISLLVIWILFFTFVVVFRYLLNRKDQKTKESNSEIDKIFIQNRRSWIIDNKTIILIKEYDYYENFNRIPFFGEYKETKKFLENAKVRFTSTEKLINNLKSSENQLLLNFLHCEKLLLFAFDELNLEYNKESVLFLSKYYKQYWTIFRELMVNDFVENILKNEISCAIKNISCDVEDEIKKINDTLLEQTLNLIKQLKIDIYQADLTIKKRSKKKIFSKKFNIVNQSYALLEISTLSKTKNIKKAYKSILKRYNPNFKQEYAYNKTEINKVYDFIKRLKSITN, encoded by the coding sequence GTGTTTAGATACCTATTAAATAGAAAAGATCAAAAAACAAAAGAATCAAATAGTGAAATTGATAAAATTTTTATTCAAAATAGAAGAAGTTGAATCATTGATAATAAAACAATCATTTTAATAAAAGAATACGATTATTATGAAAACTTTAACCGAATTCCATTTTTTGGTGAATACAAAGAAACTAAAAAATTTTTAGAAAATGCAAAAGTTCGTTTTACTTCTACTGAAAAACTTATTAATAATTTAAAATCTAGTGAAAATCAATTATTATTAAACTTTTTACATTGTGAAAAATTATTATTATTTGCTTTTGATGAACTAAATTTAGAATATAACAAAGAAAGTGTTTTATTTTTATCTAAATACTATAAACAATATTGAACTATCTTTAGAGAATTAATGGTAAACGATTTTGTTGAAAATATTTTAAAAAATGAAATTTCATGTGCTATTAAAAATATTTCATGTGATGTGGAAGATGAAATTAAAAAGATTAATGATACTTTATTAGAACAAACTTTAAACTTAATTAAACAATTAAAAATTGATATTTATCAAGCTGATCTAACAATCAAAAAACGTTCTAAAAAGAAAATTTTTTCAAAGAAATTTAATATAGTAAATCAATCTTATGCTTTATTAGAAATCAGTACTTTATCAAAAACTAAAAATATTAAAAAAGCTTATAAAAGTATTTTAAAAAGATATAATCCTAACTTTAAACAAGAATATGCTTACAATAAAACAGAAATTAATAAAGTTTATGATTTTATAAAAAGACTTAAATCAATTACAAATTAA
- a CDS encoding alpha/beta hydrolase, which translates to MTSQYSSIALAMITMWNSKFSKTIYKREDGFSVNFNPIKAFSWLNPTNRNSNKKLKIKEYKTPTINFFTNSFDGTRIAGSIWLNSKQSDKWVVGVHGYNSNRVEVLYLLWHYRQLGYNIITFDFRNHGVSEGKVTTWGYQEKGDLITIIKWLIQKYNVSTLGLVGTSMGAFTINYFLLTEPDLIKKANIKWAISDSSYMSVKHLLKKMVTNNTPKFLQGLGNDILKDILKVYKQEYKVNLSDLNFRELIQTSNKYIPVLYFHNRYDKVTNYLDSVRMCKIKNNIEQANENKVTIYDQGVHHTKSIIEFENDYIARSLKFVRSHENSGKNN; encoded by the coding sequence ATAACTAGTCAATATTCAAGTATTGCTTTAGCGATGATAACGATGTGAAATTCTAAATTCTCAAAAACTATTTATAAAAGAGAAGATGGATTTTCAGTTAATTTCAATCCTATTAAAGCTTTTTCTTGATTAAATCCAACAAATAGAAATTCAAATAAAAAATTAAAAATTAAAGAATATAAAACTCCAACTATTAATTTTTTTACTAATTCATTTGACGGAACTAGAATTGCTGGAAGTATATGATTAAATTCAAAACAATCTGATAAATGAGTTGTTGGTGTTCATGGTTATAATTCTAATAGAGTAGAGGTTTTATATTTATTATGACACTATCGTCAATTAGGTTATAACATCATTACTTTTGATTTTAGAAATCATGGTGTAAGCGAAGGAAAAGTTACTACTTGAGGTTATCAAGAAAAAGGTGATTTAATCACTATTATTAAGTGATTAATTCAAAAATATAACGTTTCAACATTAGGATTAGTTGGAACTAGTATGGGTGCATTTACAATTAATTACTTTTTATTAACTGAACCTGATTTAATTAAAAAAGCAAACATTAAATGAGCGATCTCAGATTCATCTTATATGTCAGTTAAACATTTATTAAAAAAAATGGTTACTAATAATACTCCTAAGTTTTTACAAGGTTTAGGAAATGATATTTTAAAAGATATTTTAAAAGTTTATAAACAAGAATATAAAGTTAATTTAAGTGATTTAAACTTTAGAGAGTTAATTCAAACTTCAAATAAATACATACCAGTTTTATATTTCCACAACAGATATGATAAAGTTACTAATTATTTAGATAGTGTTAGAATGTGTAAGATTAAAAATAATATTGAACAAGCTAATGAAAATAAAGTAACAATTTATGATCAAGGTGTTCATCATACAAAATCAATTATTGAATTTGAAAATGATTACATAGCTAGAAGCTTGAAATTTGTTAGAAGTCATGAAAATAGTGGAAAAAACAATTAA